The Actinomycetota bacterium sequence CGGTGGTGACGGCCGTCCATCCCCAGAGCGAGCCGACGCCCGATAACCGCGCCTCAGTGACCGCTTCCGACGAGCAGTACGGGCAGGTGGTCAGGACGGGGAAGTGGTACCGGTGGCAATCCGCGCACAACCCGCCGATGAGTCGCGGCGTTCCGTCGTCGGCGGTCGTGAACAGCCCGTCGCGTACCGGCGCGATGCCGAGCGCGCCTTCATCAGACATGCGGGTCGTAGATGAACCCGAACAAGTGCCAGTAGATGCCGATCGAGGCCGCAATCACCAACACCGCGAGCACGATCACCACCTTCGTGACCGTCAGTCGAAACTGCACCTTGTCGCGGCAGACGACCAATGGCGTCTTGTGGGTGACTGCGGTGATCGGATACGCGTTGACGATGATCAGCGTGTCGCGGGCCCACTGCGTCTTGAGCGCCTTGGGGCTCCGATAGCGGTGGAACGGCGAGCCGCAGTTGTAGGATCGCTCGCCCTTGAATGACGCGTGGACGGGGAAGAACGAGCTGGCGAGCGCGAGCACGATCACCGCGGCGCCGGCCGCGCTGAGCATGATCAACTGCCGCTTGCGTTTGACGTCGGGGTCTCCGGCCACGACTCTCGAGCATAAGCGACCCGGCCCCACCCGTCGGCTCGTTCGGGGCGCCGTCGCTGCAGTTGTCCCACGGTCATGCCTGTGCGCCGACTGCTCCGATGCGTGCCGGTTCAGGAGGCGCGACGACGGCTTCGTCAACGACGACCGCCCGGTCGGGCCGCGAGCGGGCGATGACAGCCATTGCTCCCGCAGCCATCGCGTATGCCACGAAGCCGCACCAGAAGGCGATTGAGATCCCGAAGAAGACCGCGATGACCATCCCGAACACCGAGGCGCAGACCGATGTCGCACCGTTGATGCCCCACAGGAACGCGGTGGGCGCGCCGGGACGGGACGCCGCGACACGCATGCCGATCGCGAAGGGCATCCCCATGAGGAAGCTGAGTGGCGCGAGCAGGCCGATGGCCGTCGCGATCCGAACGGGTGTGGTCGCCGCGTCCATGCCGTGCACGACGGCCGGGGTCAGGACCCCGAATGCCGCCACCGCGCCCAACAGCACGATGAGCGGCACCACCATCGAAGTCGGTCGGTCGGCGCGTATCACCCGTTCGGTCGCCATGCTCCCGAGCCCGCTGAAGAAGAGCACCGAGAACAGCACGACCGTGAGCGCGTAGATCGGATGCCCGAGGAAGATGCTGAGCCGCTGGAGCTGTGACACCTCGACCAGGAGGAAGCCCAGACCGATGCCGGCGAAGTACGTGTAGAAGGGACGCATGCCCCGATGTGCGGTGCGCTTGGTCGTGAGGAGCAGGGGCACGACGATGCAGCCGATGGCGAGGCCGAGCACCGTGATCGCGAGCATGCCGAGCACGAGCACCGGCCGCGTGGCGAAGTCGTCGCGGAAGCCGCCGCCGCTCAGGAAGGTGTGGAGGTTGGCCATCTGGAAGAAGAACGGTCGGTTGTCGCTCGGCGGGGAGATGTCCTCGGAGAACGCCTTGACCGCGGCGCCAGGGCCCTTCGGCGAGGTGAGCGCCGCGAAATGCGGGTCGACCGCCTCCCGACGGGTGAGCACCGGTGTGAACTCGAGTCGTTGCGCCTCGCGCGCGATCGTCGTGCGGGTCGCCTGCGAGAAGGGCTGAGGGCTGACGAGGATCGTCGCCGTGTTGACGTTGTTCAACCCGACGCTGTACTCGGGTCCGTGGTAGATGAGGATGTGATCGCGGGGATTGGCGACCCCGCGCTCCTTCAGCGTCTGCGCCGCGAGCGCCGTCGTCCGGTACGTCTCGAGGGGTTTCTGACGGTACGACAGTTCGTACCAACGGGAGACCGAGAGGACGCCGCCCGGCTTGAGGCGGTCGAAGAAGATCTTCCAGGCGTCGGTCGTGTAGAGCGAGTTCTCGGTCAGCGCGTACGCCCCCGCCGACGTCGCCGCCCAGGTGTCGATGAGTGAGATCTGGATGATGTCGTACTTGCGATCGGTGCGCGCGAGGTAGCTGCGCGCCTCGTCGTTCACGAACTTGACGCGGGGATTGCGGTCCAGGTGTCCGGTGAAGTCGCCGTACTTGTGGTTGGTGATGTTGAGGATGTTGTTGTTGATCTCCACCCCGGTGACCGACTTCTGCCCGAACTCCAGCGCGCCGAGGATGTCGCGCCCGCCCCCGACGCCGATGACGAGCACGTCGCCGTGAGGCTTGGCCCAGTGCGCCAGGTTCGTGATGTCGTAGCGGAGGAAGTCGGTCTCCGCCGGGTTGCCGGTGTACCGGGTGAGCATCGTGCCCGCCGTGCTGTCGATGACCATCCCCAGCTGGTTGACGCGGAAGTCACCGGGAAGCTTGGTGCTGTACCCGTACCCCGCGGGCGGCTGGGCGACGTTCTCGAAGCCGTCGACGGTGACGCGCGAGAAGGCGTTCCACTTCTCGTACCTGTGCTTCACGTCGGGGGCCTCCTTGGCCCAGATGATCCGCAGGAAGGGATTTCCCCTGGAGTGCAGATATCCGTTGAAGGCACCGAAGCCGCCGAGCACCACCACCACCCCGACGGCGAGGCGAACGCCGCGCCGGCTCCCCGCGTCGGACGCGAAGGCGACCGCGCCCAGGCCCGCGAGCGCGCCCACCACGATGACCGAGCTGGGCCCGTCGAGCCGGCTGAGCAGCACGACGAGCAGGACGCAGCCGATGGCGGCACCGATGAGGTCCGCGGCGTAGAGCCGGTTTACGCGACCGGGGAACCGGGTGAGTGCGAGGCAGACGACGATGCCGCTGAACACGAAGGGGATCGAGATCACGATGCACGTGACGGCGATCGACCAGAGACCGACGAGCGTGCCGTGCGGGGAGAAGGGGATGGCCAGCTGGGTGACGAAGCAGACGGCGAGCGAGACGCTGAAGAGCAGCGACGACCTCCAGAGATGCCGCTTGACGTCGGCGTCGCGGAACCGCTCCGGCAGGAGGTAGACGAGCAGGGCGCCGATCGTCATCCCGAAGAGGGCGACGGAGATGGCGACGAACGCGAAGTGGTACCACATGGTCACGCTGAAGATGCGCGTCAGCGCGATCTCGTACATGAGCGTGGCGAGCGTGATCGCGAACAGACCCAGGTAGGTCTTCGCTCGCACGTCGACGCCCCCGCGGGCGGTGGTCGTCAATTGGGCCTCCTCAGCGTCGTGCCGGTCCAGTTGTACCCGACGCGGGATGCCCGAGGCTAGGGCTCGAAGCCCGCCGGCAGGCTGATGGACTTCGCCTCGAGGTACGCGGCAAGGCCTTCGGGGCCGAGCTCGCGGCCGACGCCCGACTGCTTGAACCCGCCGAAGGGGCAGGAGAACTCGAGCATGAAGCCGTTGACCGTGTAGGTGCCCGTGCGGACCCGCCGGGCGACCTCGAGGGCGGCGGCGTTGTCTCCGCTCCACACCGAACCCGAGAGCCCGTAGTCGGAGTCGTTGGCGATACGCACCGCCTCGTCGACGCCGTCGAACGGGAGCACCGTCAACACGGGCCCGAAGATCTCCTCGCGCGCGATCGTCATGTGGTTGTCGACGTTCACGAACACGGTCGGCTCGACGTACCAGCCCGTGGCCTGGCTCGCGGGGCGCCCACCGCCGACGGCGATCTTCGCCCCCTCCTCCTGGCCCGTCGCGATGTACCCCTCGACCCGCCGGCGTTGGCGCTCGGCGACGAGCGGCCCCACCGTGGTGGCGGGGTCGAGCGGGTCGCCGACCTGTTGTTGGCTGACCGCGTCGCAGAGCGCGTCGACGACTTCCTGGTACCGGTCGCGGGAGGCGAGGATGCGGGTCTGGGCCACGCACGCCTGGCCGTTGTTCATCAGCGACGCGCCGATCAGGTTCGGGATGACCGTACCGATCTCGGCGTCGTCCATGATGATCGCGGCCGACTTGCCGCCCAGCTCGAGCGTCACCCGCTTCAACTGCTCGCCACACAGCGCGGCGATGCGCTTGCCGGCGGCCGTCGAACCGGTGAAGGCGATCTTGTCGACGCCCGGGTGGGTGACGAGATGCTCCCCCACCTCGCGCCCGGCCGGAACGATGTTGACGACGCCGGGCGGCAGCCCGGCTTCGTGCAACGCCTCTGCCAGCAGGTAGGCGTCGAGCGGCGTCTCCGGCGCGGGCTTGAGCACGACGGTCGCGCCCGCCGCCATCGCCGGGGCGAGCTTGAGCATGGT is a genomic window containing:
- a CDS encoding DNA-binding protein — encoded protein: MSDEGALGIAPVRDGLFTTADDGTPRLIGGLCADCHRYHFPVLTTCPYCSSEAVTEARLSGVGSLWGWTAVTTAPPGYRGEVPFGFGIVELPEGLRVVTRLTEPAPDRLERGQAMRLVIAPLHVDDEGRSVVTYAFAPVGDRP
- a CDS encoding aldehyde dehydrogenase codes for the protein MQVHDKLFIGGEWVAPATSATIEVTSPHTEEVIARVPEASPADVDNAVAAARVAFDEGPWPRMEPAERADVMAKVSQTIQARSQDYAETITREMGSPISWSIMGQVFASTMVLDYYTGLARTYPFEELRDGVLGNKAIVRKEPVGVAGAIVPWNVPLFVTMLKLAPAMAAGATVVLKPAPETPLDAYLLAEALHEAGLPPGVVNIVPAGREVGEHLVTHPGVDKIAFTGSTAAGKRIAALCGEQLKRVTLELGGKSAAIIMDDAEIGTVIPNLIGASLMNNGQACVAQTRILASRDRYQEVVDALCDAVSQQQVGDPLDPATTVGPLVAERQRRRVEGYIATGQEEGAKIAVGGGRPASQATGWYVEPTVFVNVDNHMTIAREEIFGPVLTVLPFDGVDEAVRIANDSDYGLSGSVWSGDNAAALEVARRVRTGTYTVNGFMLEFSCPFGGFKQSGVGRELGPEGLAAYLEAKSISLPAGFEP